A section of the Sebastes fasciatus isolate fSebFas1 chromosome 21, fSebFas1.pri, whole genome shotgun sequence genome encodes:
- the phex gene encoding phosphate-regulating neutral endopeptidase PHEX: MELERLGGGGVKPERGNSRLYRIALAMCVCVCAALLLALILVSQKSSQEEFCVTPECIEAAGSVLSKMDRSVNPCDDFYSFSCGGWFKDNPIPEDSSSYGIYPWLRQHVDIRLKELLQAPSGPDELEAVTKAKILYHSCMNETILEQLDTKPMLKTLKKLEFRWPVVGDGLGGDYQWSVEQWSLRKTLAEMRNQQSKSVLIRLYVSPDDKNSSQYVIKLDQASLSLPSREDYTTNTSSARAYRAALLSLMVDTAVMLGAPEKAALTQMEEALAFETKLAHILIPYENRTSENMYNRMSLSRLQRTIPQFDWMGYVKAVVESKVEPVRSISSSEPVIVRAQQYFKELVKLINATDPKTVANYVQWRTVFSRITTLSRRFLYRYLDYARVTTGTTSLTPRWDKCVNYVENSLVYATGRLFVNTHFQEDKKHMMEELIGGVRWAFIDMLEKENDWMDQTTKTRAVEKAHAVLAKVGYPEFILNDTYLNEDLKQLRFSEKDYYGNVMQTLRFISQLDIAWLRKSVPRTEWFTNPTTVNAFYSSSTNQIRFPAGELQKPFFWGREYPRSLSYGAIGVIVGHELTHGFDNNGRKYDKNGNLHHWWTNSSETAFSEKTQCMIEQYNGYHWEEAGLNVRGKRTLAENIADNGGLRESFRAYRRWVDESRGGVEEPLLPGVGLNNNQLFFLSYAHVRCNKYRPEAARDQVQSGAHSPPKYRVIGAMSNYEEFRKAFSCPESSAMNRGAQSCRVW, from the exons ATGGAACTGGAGCGTTTAGGAGGCGGTGGGGTTAAACCCGAGAGGGGCAACAGTCGTCTCTACAGGATAGCActggccatgtgtgtgtgtgtctgtgctgctctgctgcttgcACTCATACTGG tctCACAGAAATCTAGTCAGGAGGAGTTCTGTGTGACCCCAGAATGCATTGAAGCAG CGGGGTCTGTTCTGAGTAAAATGGATCGGTCCGTTAACCCCTGCGATGACTTCTATAGTTTCTCCTGTGGCGGTTGGTTTAAGGATAACCCGATCCCTGAAGATTCCTCCTCGTATGGCATCTACCCTTGGCTGCGGCAGCATGTAGACATCCGACTCAAAG AGTTACTACAAGCTCCTTCAGGCCCTGATGAACTGGAGGCTGTCACCAAGGCTAAGATCCTCTACCACTCCTGTATGAATGAGA CTATACTGGAGCAGTTGGACACCAAACCGATGCTGAAAACTCTTAAAAAGCTTGAGTTTCGGTGGCCTGTGGTGGGGGATGGGCTCGGCGGGGACTACCAGTGGTCAGTGGAGCAGTGGAGCCTCCGGAAGACACTGGCAGAGATGAGGAACCAGCAAAGTAAGAGCGTCCTGATTCGCCTGTACGTCTCCCCAGATGACAAAAACTCCTCGCAATACGTCATCAAG CTCGATCAGGCGTCCTTGTCTCTGCCCTCCAGGGAAGACTACACCACCAACACTTCCTCTGCTCGGGCG TATCGTGCAGCCTTGCTGAGTTTGATGGTAGATACAGCCGTCATGCTGGGCGCTCCAGAGAAAGCAGCACTGACCCAGATGGAAGAGGCTCTCGCCTTTGAGACCAAACTGGCTCAT ATCCTGATTCCCTATGAAAACCGCACCAGTGAAAACATGTACAACAGAATGTCCCTCTCTCGTCTGCAGCGCACCATACCTCAG TTTGACTGGATGGGTTATGTTAAAGCTGTGGTGGAGTCGAAAGTTGAGCCGGTTCGgtccatctcctcctctgaaCCCGTCATCGTCCGAGCGCAGCAATACTTCAAGGAACTTGTCAAGCTCATTAACGCCACAGATcccaa gactGTAGCTAACTACGTACAATGGAGGACAGTGTTCTCCAGGATCACCACTCTGAGCCGTCGTTTCCTGTACAGATACCTGGACTATGCTCGG GTAACCACGGGAACCACGTCTCTGACCCCGCGCTGGGATAAGTGTGTTAACTACGTGGAGAACTCGCTTGTTTATGCCACCGGGCGCCTCTTTGTCAACACACACTTCCAGGAGGACAAGAAACACATG atGGAGGAGCTGATCGGGGGCGTTCGCTGGGCGTTCATCGACATGCTGGAGAAGGAGAATGactggatggatcaaacaacgAAGACGAGAGCCGTAGAGAAG GCTCATGCAGTCCTGGCTAAAGTTGGATACCCCGAGTTTATTCTGAACGACACCTACCTCAATGAAGATTTAAAGCAG CTAAGGTTCAGTGAGAAGGACTACTACGGGAATGTGATGCAGACGTTGAGGTTCATCTCCCAACTGGATATCGCCTGGCTCCGAAAGAGCGTCCCACGTACAGA GTGGTTTACAAACCCGACGACTGTGAACGCCTTCTACAGTTCCTCCACAAATCAAATCA GATTTCCTGCTGGAGAGCTTCAAAAACCCTTCTTTTGGGGAAGAGAGTATCCAAG ATCTTTAAGTTACGGTGCCATCGGGGTGATAGTAGGACACGAGTTAACACACGGCTTCGACAATAACG GTCGCAAGTACGACAAAAACGGCAACCTCCACCACTGGTGGACCAACTCGTCTGAAACGGCCTTCAGTGAGAAGACCCAGTGTATGATTGAGCAGTATAATGGCTACCACTGGGAGGAGGCTGGCCTAAAC gtgCGAGGCAAGAGGACTCTGGCGGAAAACATAGCAGACAATGGAGGATTAAGAGAGTCTTTTAGG GCGTACAGGCGGTGGGTAGATGAGAGCAGAGGTGGTGTGGAGGAGCCTCTGCTGCCTGGAGTCGGACTGAACAACAACCAACTGTTCTTCCTGAGTTATGCACAC